In the genome of Fischerella sp. PCC 9605, the window GTCAAAAGACTTCAGATTGACTGAAGGAAAGGTTTGACTGCTGGCAGATGTTGATTTTTGGTTCTCCTCTGCATACCATTTTGTACAATCCTGTCACTGAGATTCCGCAAGTGAAATCTTGGCTGTCGGAGGCAGGAGTTACAGTTCACAGCCACTTAACCTACTCCGCCTGGAAAATTACTTACCTGTTGTCTGTAAGTTTTTGCTAATGCTAAGGTTTTGTTTTTACACCAACAGATCCATTGACCAAGGTCTGACATGCCAAACGGTATGTTTCAGGTTTTTTCTTCAGCATGTAGTTTTCTACTTCCGTCCGGTGTGAAAGATTTTCCATCCCCTCGACAATTTCTACAATACAGGTGCCACACTGACCAAGACCCCCACAGTTCATTAGTTTTCCCCTTAGCTTATAGAGATCGATGTGATTTTCTAGGGCTTTTAGCCTCAAATTAGCTCCGGGAGCTGTCACTACTTCCTGATTTTCTTTCACAAATTTTATAGTACCCATTTGCTATTCCTCGTTTGATCGATCACCTGTTGCTTAGCTGTGGTCACATCTGCTCACAGGTGTAGTCATAAAAGAGAAAGAGTGAGCCAAAAGTCTCATTTGAACGTAATGAATTAGCTTTTTCTCCCTTGTCCTCCTTATCTTCCTTGTCTTTACTTATCGCTTTTCGGGCATTTTTGTAAAAACCTACACTTGTCAACCCTCTCTCCCACTCCCTACCCCCTACTCCCTTTCTAATCAACTGGTACATCTAAACCGCGTTGTCGCGCTTGCTCTACAACGTTGATAAATACATCCTCCAGAGAAAATTCAATCTCTCGATAACTTTGCACTTTTATTCCCGCTTTTTTCAACCAATTTTCTACTTGGGGTATTTGAGTAAGCGGTTCGTCTAAAACAGTGTGCAGGCGTGAACCAAAAATTGATACCCGTCGGCGTTCTAACTTCTCTTTGAGCAAATTCGAAGCTTTTTGCAAGAGGTCACATTCCCATTCCACTAACTGCCCTGGCTGTTCTTCCTTGACTTGGCGCGGGGTTCCCTGAGCTACCAATTCTCCTGCTACCATGAACCCCAAGCGGTGGCACTGTTCGGCTTCTTCTAAGTAATGAGTAGTTACCAATATTGCCATACCTTCACGAGCAAACTCGTTAATCCAGCGCCAAAATTGTCTTCTTGCCAAGGGGTCTACACCAGATGTCGGCTCGTCAAGAAACACTACTTTGGGTTCGTGCATCACTGCTGCACCAAAAGCTACCCGTTGCTTCCAACCCCCCGGTAAGTCTCCAGTCAGTCTATCTTCTTGACCTACTAAGCCACTCATTTGCAGTACCCAATTTTTCTTAGCGCGGCGATCGCGATAGGGTATGCCATAAACACCGCAGTAAAATTCTAGGTTTTGTCCTATCGTCAGGTCATCGTAGAGAGTAAATTTTTGCGACATATAACCGATTTTTTGTCGAACTTTGGTGCTACGCAATTGACCTGTTTCTCCTGCTAGCATTACTTGTCCGGAACTAGCTGTTAACAATCCACACAGCATTTTAATGGTGGTTGTTTTTCCAGCACCGTTCGCCCCTAACAAACCAAAAACTTCACCGTATTTAATGTCTAAATTGATACTTTTAACTGCGTGAAAATTGCCAAAAACTTTAGTTAAATTTTCAGCACCAATTGCTGTTCCTGAAGTTTGTTCTGGGCGGTAAATTCGTGGGTAATTAGTTGCCGAATTTTCGCATTTAAGCTCTCGCAATCGGGCAACAAAAGTATTCTCTAAAGTTGGGATATCGGTGGCAAATTTTTCTAGTTGAATTTGTTGCTGTTCTAAAATGCGGCGAATTCTATTACTACTTTCTTTGGGTTGATCTGTGAGTACATCTAAGCGATCGCCAAAGCGCTGCACATCTTCCACTAAATCCTGTACATCGGGGTTATTCTTCAAAATTTCCTCGGCTTTGTCTAGCTGGGTAACAGGTAGGTAAACTTCTAACCGTTGCACACCCAAACTCGCCTTCACCTTGGCGGGTGTGTCACACTGTTGGATTTTCCCCTCATACATCAAAGCTATGCGGGAACAGCGTTCGGCTTCATCCAAGTAGGGAGTGGCGACTACTGTTGTCATCCCTTCTGTTACGGCAAGTTCAGCTAAAATATCCCAAAATTCGCGGCGTGATACTGGATCTACTCCTGTAGTCGGTTCATCCAACAGCAAAATTTGCGGTTGATGAATAAACGCACAGCACAAGGCTAGTTTCTGCTTCATTCCCCCGGAAAGTTTCCCGGCTAGACGTTCTTTGAATTGTGCCAAGCCGAGCATTTGTAGGCAATGTTCGCTACGGGTTTTAAATGCTGCTTCACTTACTTCGCCCAAACCTGCAGCATAGCGTAGATTTTCCCAAATGCTCATGTCCTCATAGAGGCTGAAGCGTTGGGTAAGGTAGCCCATTTTCAGGCGCACATTTCTGGGGTTGGAGTTGAGTACTTCTACGATACCGCTTGTTTGTGGCATCACTCCTGAGAGAATTTGAAATGTGGTGGTTTTTCCCGCTCCGTCAGGACCGATTAAACCAAAAATCTCACCAGGATAAATATCCAAGTTGATACCTGCTACTGCTTCATAGATTTGCTTGCCGTAGCGGTGTCGGAGATCGCGGATTGAGATGATTGGGGCATGAGTATGCTTTTGGGATGCGAACGCCAAAGCAGTTGCTGTCATAAGCCAAACACCCCTAGTATAGATGACGACTTAGCTGCGGGTTTTGGTTTCTTCTGAGAGACAAGAATCCTGCCGTCAGCAGGCATTCCTGGCTTAGCCAGACCTTGGGGGTTTTTCAGCTTCAGTTCCACCCCAAACACTTGGGTGACTCGGTCTTTTTGGAAATAAATGTTTTCTGGCGTAAAGCTAGCTTTAGGATCTACCCGCGTCACCGTTGCTTCTAGCGGTTGGTTGGGGAACGAATCGAGATACACCTGTGCTGGCCGACCTAATTTGACTTGACCAATTTGACCTTCTGGAATGAAGCCGCGTAGGTACAGACTATTCAGATCTAGCAATGTCAACAGTGGCGTACCGGCTGCCAAGACCTCGCCCGGTTCTACAGAGCGCGTAATCACGTCCCCATTCATCGGACTCTTAACCACCAGGTAATTCAATTTTGCCTGAATCTCTGCTTGTGCTGCTTGAGCATTACGGACTTCTTGCTGTGCTACCCCAACATCAGTTTTGGCTTGGGCAATTTGTTTCTGAATTTGTAACGCTGCTGCCGCACGAATGGGTGTATTGCGAAGAGTCGCTTGGGCTTGAGTCAGTCTTCCCTGTGCCGATTGTACGAGTTGCCGGGCCGCAGCCACGCGAGCAGCAGCAGTTTCTGCTTTAGCATCATCCCGATCTCGTTGCTGCATTGCGATTACCCCTTGAGCATATAAGTCTGTGCTCCGCTGTTGTTCGATTTGAGCTAGCTTGAGATCTGCTTGAGCTTCAACTAACTCGGCACGGGCAGCTGCGAGTGCGTTTTTTGCCTCTGTAACTCGACCCTGGCTCTTTTGCTTTGCTTGCTGTGTGGTAAGATTGGCTTGTTCTAGCTGAGCCTGTAGAATAGGCAACTGTTGACGAGCGCGTACCAACCGTTCTTGGGCCGCACTAACTCGCGCTTTGGCTCCTCGCAGTTGAGCCTGCAAGTCGGCATCATCTATCCGTACTAAAATCTGACCAGGCTTAACAATATCTCCTTCCCTGACCGTGACTTGAGCAATTTGCCCACCAATCTTGGCGGATACATCGGTTTCATAACCTTCTATGCGCCCGCTTAAGAATAATCCTTTCGGTTCAGGCTGATAAAAAAATATCCGGTTGATTCCGTATCCTACCCCTGCTAAAAGCACAATCACTCCCAGAATAAACACTGGCTTAGGAATGCGTTGTCGAGGCTTTTGCGGTTGGGGCAGCGGGGTGGAAGGCTGCTTTTCCTGTTGCACCGCACTGCTGGAAAGTTCGCTTTGCGTTTGTGTCATGACAACTCCGCGTTGATACACCTTATAAAACCTGATAGCTGATTGATTAATCAATCAATATTTCAGCAAAAAAATATTACCTTTCAGCTTGGATATAGGCGTTTGCTCAAGAAAGCTCTAGACCTCGCAAAAAAACCTCGACAGCAGTTGCTACCATAATATCTGGACTAATTTTTTGAGCATCTGGTTGTAGAAAAACTTCACGTGTGAGAATATAAGCAACAAGTGAACCAACAAAACAGCGTGCTGCTGCTTCTGGGTTCACAGGCTTGAGTACTCCCTCTGACATTTGCTTTGTCAGGTAGTGAGTTAAGAAGGCTATTGAACGACTAGGCCCAATAGTATTAAACATCTCGGCTACTTGGGGTTGTCGGAATGCTTCCCCCAAGAGCAGTTTGATCGTGGGGAGCAATGTAGGGTTCTCTGAGACTTCCAGAAAGGCTTTACCAAAAATAGTCAGTGCATCCTGCGGAGGCTTGCTCATCAATTCCTCTTGGCTGTGGAAGAGCAATTGCAACACTGGTAAGCGTTGTTCGACCACTTGCTTAAATAAATCGCTTTTATCCTTAAAATAGTGGTAAATCAGACCAGGTGAGCCAATTCCCGCAGCCGCAGCAATATCCTTGTTGGTTGCTCCCTCAAACCCTTTACTGGCAAAGACCTGCAAAGCACCATCAATGATTTGCTGTCGCCGACCCTCAAAGTCTTGCTCGTCGCGTCGAGGCATAATTAATAATTGATTGACTAATCAATTAACAATTTAGCACAAGTAAAGGTTGTGTTGCAAAAACTCGTTGAAAAAATGGGTGGTGTTCTAGTACTACAACGAGACTTGAGACGGGTCTTTGAGCTTTTGTAATCGTCGTTTTCGGTGGGAGCGATAAGCGGCCCAATTGCGCTGTTGTCGATACTCCAACAGAGCTAGTAACTGCTCAACACTCAAAGGTGGAAGTGTAAGTACCCAGCAGAGCAGAACTTGAGTTTGAGGCAGAGTTAACAATAGAGTTTTTTTAAGACGGCATTGCATACGTACCAGAAAATGATGAGCTAGCATCACCAAGGTCATATGATGATGCCACCCCCGCCAGGAACGCACCTCATAATCGCCCATCCCCAACAATTGCTTACCTTGTTCAAAGCAAGTTTCAATTGGCCAACGCATTCCACTGATGCGAACTAGGATTTCAATTGCAGTATCTGCAGGTGCATTAGAGAGGTATAGTTTCAAAACTCCAGTTTCTACGTGGCGCCGCACCAATAACCAGACTTCACAATCCGGTAGTTTGTTACGACGATTGATGACTCGTAATGCTGCAAAAGTAGCCATCATTGGTCCGTTTGCCCCTTCTTTAATGATATGAGTACTCCAATGGAATGGTTGTAGTTGCTCAACGATTTCCTGAATTGTTTGGGCTTTGGGATCTGCCTGTGCCAGTTTTTTGCGTTTGGGTGGCTGTCCACGTCCTCCATATTCTGGAACTTCCACAAGGGGGCGCTCCAACCAAACTTGAGTTTGCGGCAGAACATCGGCTAAGTAATACAAATTCAACTCATCAATGGCATCGAGGAAAGCAGGGTCTTTGCCATAGTCTTCATCACACCTCACCCACTGCCCTTGAATCTGACCGGAATTCACAATTGTTCGCAGCATTTCACGGGCTAAGTCAAGTTTTGTGGCAAATTTCAAGTCCTGTGGCACCCCACACCGCTTGCGTCTCGTGGCGTAGGCTTCGTCTTCTAGCCATTCAATAGGCATATACAATCGACTATCGAGCAAAGTGTACCCCAAACGACTGGCATAACCTAAAAATACTCCAGCTTGACAGTTCGCCCGTTTTCCCAATTCTCCACAATACTGTCGTTTCACTCCCACTGAATTTTGCCCCTGCTTGGGAAAATCAGAACCATCGAAGATAAAAACACCATCAGCTTCTCCCAAGGTAATATTTACCTCATGCCAATGCTGTTTACGAATCGCAGTGTCCTCCCATTTACCTTCTCCCAAAAATTGCTGCATGGCTCGCACGGCATTGGCAGGAGCGCCATACAATTGCAGCATAATTGGTTCAATCGATTTGCGTGGAATGTCCAGTAATAATCCCTGCAAGTATTGCTCTGCCCAATGTCGCTGTTCAAAACGTCGAAAAAACGGATAGTAGATTGCAACATACTCTTGCAATTGAACGGCTAATTTTTTGATGTCTTTCGTTGTGAGATTTACTTCCGGTGCTGTTTCTAACAGTTGCACAGTAGACTTCCCTAGCTTCATCTAGAGAAATACTAGCTCATGTAAGTCTCGTTGTAGTACTAGGGCGTGTTTTAAAACTATAGCCATAGAAGGGGAGAAGCTAGAGTCAGCATTGCATGGTAGTTTTGAACATTTTTCTCATAACGTGTAGCAATTCGGTGGAACTGCTTTAAGCGGTTGAAACATCGCTCAACTGGGTTTGTTTGGTGGTAAACCGATTTGTCAAACTTACCCCATCGCCGTTGATTTGATTTACGGGAAATGGTAAGCCGAATGCCTCTTCGCCGCAGATAAAGACGAATTTTCCGGTTGTGTTGCAAAAATATTTGAGGTAATAAAATCCCTCTTATTCGGTTTGATTTATGCAACAATCCCGAAGATGTCTGCAATAAATTTTACTTGACTTACAATATCCCCTTTTTCCACTTTTTGAAACTGATCCTTCCAAATCATGTTCATTGTTTCATAATTATGATAACGGCAAAGAGTCAATTTGGTGTCTCATTTGAGACAATAGCTTACTTTTTCGGCCGTAATCCCATGTATTGGTATCGCATTTACTTGTCTTTGGGTCGAGCCTCCATCGTTGGCACAACGATCAAAGACCCCGCGAAACTCCCTCAACACCTGGTCGGGGATGAAAAGCATACCTGGCTCCACAAAAAGCGAGTCTTTGTCCCCACTACGGCAGCTAATGGCTGTTTTTTAGGAGCAGCCCCACTGGCGGCACTGCCACCCGCTATGAATAAAAGAAACTATTTTGTAGAGAGTAATCAACGAGTACATTGATAATTATCCTGACAGTTAAAACCGAACCCACAATAGTGTGTTGAGCCTGAGCGCGGAGCATGGGGACAGGGGCTTTATGGCGATGACATTGGTGAAGGAAAAATTTCCTATCCCGTTTGAAAGATTATCTATGAATACATCCCCAGGTCAGGACATATCCATAATAACTATATCCGAGTTTCAGCCATGAAATTACTACCAAATCAAGATCATAACCAGCCTGTATCGGTGGAAAAAGTATCATCCACTTTAGATGAAATTAACCACAATGCAGCAGGAATAGACCTTGGTAGTGGAGAACATTGGGTTTGTGTGCCCGCAGATAGAACTGACAAAAATGTTCGTCGATTTGGGTGCTTTACCCCTGATTTAATTGCAATGGCAGATTGGTTAAAGGAATGCCGCATAGATACCGTGGCCATGGAAGCCACAGGAGTTTATTGGATTGGAGTGTTTCAAATTTTAGAGGCCAAAGGTTTTGAGGTCAAATTAGTCAATGCCCATCACGTTAAAACAGTACCTGGGCGCAAAACAGATGTGTTAGATTGCCAGTGGTTACAAAAGTTACATACTTATGGACTACTGTCTGGTTCTTTTCGCCACGCCACATGCTTCAAGTCGGCATAGCCGCCCAACGCAGTGGCTCCGGAAGACCAAATTTGTGTGCTACGTAGTTATATCCGTCAGCGAGACAGCTTAATCAAGAGTGCTAGTACTCATGTACAAAGAATGCAAAAAGCACTCATACAGATGAATTTACATCTCCACAAAGTCATCAGTGATGTAACTGGTTTGACCGGGATAAAAATTATAAAAGCAATCGTTGCTGGCGAACAAGACCCAGAAATTTTAGCATCTCTCAAAGACCCACGCATTAAAAGCAGCACAGCAGATATTGCTAAGGCATTAACTGGTGATTACCGTCGTGAACATTTATTTGTCCTCCAGCAAGAATTGATTTTGTATGAAATTTATCAACAACAGATTGCTGCTGTTGACGCTGAAATCGAAAAATGTTTAGTATCTTTTGAACCTAAGACTTTAGATGAACCGCCGCCAACGGGGAGAAAACGCAGAAAAAAACCAACTGCAAATCATCCCAATTTTGATTTGCATAAGTATCTTTATCGGATGACAGGAGTAGATTTTACACTGATTGATGGCCTTGATGCTTTAACTGTTCAGACCATTTTATCTGAGGTCGGATTAAACCCAGAACGTTTTCCTACAGTTAAGCATTTCACCTCTTGGTTAGGTTTATGTCCTGGTCAAAAACTGACTGGCGGTAAGCTCAAAAGTTCTCAAACTCGTACTGTTGTCAATCGAGCAGCCAATGCTTTCCGTATGGCGGCTCAAACTATGCAGCCGTAGTAACTCTGCTTTAGGTGCTTATTACCGTCGGATGCAAGCTCGTCTGGGCGCTCCCAAAGCTATTACTGCTGCTGCTCATAAATTAGCGCGTATTTTTTATCACCTTTGGACGAATGGTGATACTTTCATTGACCCTGGCATTGATGCTTATGAGCAACGGTATCGAGAGCAGGTAGTTAATCACCTTAAGAAAAAAGCTTTGGCTTTTGGTTTAGAACTCACCCCCATTTTTGACTCAACGCAATGTGTTTCTTGAGAGTTAAGCAACTTTGATGAGATGACTCGCCGACTCTTTTGATTAATTCGCTATACCCCTGATAACCTCGTAGATACTGCTCCGGGATTGAACTACTTTGAAGAACTGACTCAAAATTGTCTAAAATTAACAGACAGCGCGAATCTTGCAGATATTTGATCAAATGCTCTATTTTTTCATCGACATTATCTGACAATTCCTCTCGCTGTTGGCTAGAAATAGATTTAATTAAGTCTGCCAATGTATCTGTGATTGGAGGACAATTACAAAGGCTATACCAAATAACATACTGAAATTGGTCTTTAAGCTGTTGTGCTAGTTTCTTGGCTAAGGTTGTTTTACCTATGCCTCCCAAACCTAAAATTGCTACCAATCGATAGTACTTATCCTGGATGTAATTCTTCAAGACATCCATGTTGAGTGAGAGACGGGACATAAAAGCTGCTATTGCATTCTTTAAAGATGCGGATGATTGCATACTTGGTATTGATTACGACAAAAAGTTAAGAAAAGAGAGAATTTAAGTATAAAATTGTTTAAGCACTGCTAGGCTTAAGGAAAGAATTGAAAATAGAGTCGCAAAAATTGTCCCAACTTCCAGCTATCCACTTACATCGCAGATGTAACATTATCTCTGCGTTATTTTGAAGCCAAAACTTACTGTTTCCCTTCATACGTAGGTTAACAGCTTGACGAATTAAACTTTCAACTGCACCACTACCAAGTGGTAGCTGATGAGCTGCAACTAAAGGATAGTTTAATAGCCGCCTACGATAAGCTTTGAGAATATAATTTCGCTCTCGAATTAAAATTTTACAACGCTCTCCAGTAGCTCTTGCAATAAATTCACCCATATCTCTCATTAAATTTAGAGCTTGACCTTTTTTTAAAGCTTTACGAGCTTTTTTAAACCATGATTGACGCTCATTCTCTGTGTTAAAAGCAGCATCGGCGAAATCTTGCAAATGTGATGCAGCGTGATAAAAATCTAATAGTTGATAAGTTGCAGGAGGACATTTTAGTTTCTCCAATAAAGGCGGAATATGTTTCCAAATCCATTCAGCGCCATCAGCAATAAATAATACCTGTTTAGCTTGATTTATCCCGAAATCAACTAGATACATTTCCAAAATATTTAGAAAATCTTCATAACCCGAATATGTGCCGTCATTGGTAATAGGAATTGATGATGTTCTAATTTTTTTACCATGTTCATTCACTGCATAAATAGTTAACAATTTTGGCTCAACCCATTCTCCCGTGAAGCCTAGCCGATTGGTTTTCAGCTTACGTTTACCTTTTTTATTAATCCTAATTCTTGTTCTGCCACCATCTACGGCAATTACAACGCGCTGGTCTTTAAGAACATTACCTGTAGGTAAACAGGCTTGCTCTAATCTTGATAATTTAGATTGACGTAAATTTATTCCAATTTTACCAAAGTAATATGTTAGCCGTTCTATTCGTTTTAGACTAATGTTTATACCCCAATCTGTTAAGATTTTACGTGCAGCTTCAAATGAACCAGCAAT includes:
- a CDS encoding NB-ARC domain-containing protein; this encodes MQSSASLKNAIAAFMSRLSLNMDVLKNYIQDKYYRLVAILGLGGIGKTTLAKKLAQQLKDQFQYVIWYSLCNCPPITDTLADLIKSISSQQREELSDNVDEKIEHLIKYLQDSRCLLILDNFESVLQSSSIPEQYLRGYQGYSELIKRVGESSHQSCLTLKKHIALSQKWG
- a CDS encoding transposase, whose translation is MQTSSGLLHKSNRIRGILLPQIFLQHNRKIRLYLRRRGIRLTISRKSNQRRWGKFDKSVYHQTNPVERCFNRLKQFHRIATRYEKNVQNYHAMLTLASPLLWL
- a CDS encoding TetR/AcrR family transcriptional regulator, which produces MPRRDEQDFEGRRQQIIDGALQVFASKGFEGATNKDIAAAAGIGSPGLIYHYFKDKSDLFKQVVEQRLPVLQLLFHSQEELMSKPPQDALTIFGKAFLEVSENPTLLPTIKLLLGEAFRQPQVAEMFNTIGPSRSIAFLTHYLTKQMSEGVLKPVNPEAAARCFVGSLVAYILTREVFLQPDAQKISPDIMVATAVEVFLRGLELS
- a CDS encoding IS701 family transposase, which produces MQLLETAPEVNLTTKDIKKLAVQLQEYVAIYYPFFRRFEQRHWAEQYLQGLLLDIPRKSIEPIMLQLYGAPANAVRAMQQFLGEGKWEDTAIRKQHWHEVNITLGEADGVFIFDGSDFPKQGQNSVGVKRQYCGELGKRANCQAGVFLGYASRLGYTLLDSRLYMPIEWLEDEAYATRRKRCGVPQDLKFATKLDLAREMLRTIVNSGQIQGQWVRCDEDYGKDPAFLDAIDELNLYYLADVLPQTQVWLERPLVEVPEYGGRGQPPKRKKLAQADPKAQTIQEIVEQLQPFHWSTHIIKEGANGPMMATFAALRVINRRNKLPDCEVWLLVRRHVETGVLKLYLSNAPADTAIEILVRISGMRWPIETCFEQGKQLLGMGDYEVRSWRGWHHHMTLVMLAHHFLVRMQCRLKKTLLLTLPQTQVLLCWVLTLPPLSVEQLLALLEYRQQRNWAAYRSHRKRRLQKLKDPSQVSL
- a CDS encoding HlyD family secretion protein encodes the protein MTQTQSELSSSAVQQEKQPSTPLPQPQKPRQRIPKPVFILGVIVLLAGVGYGINRIFFYQPEPKGLFLSGRIEGYETDVSAKIGGQIAQVTVREGDIVKPGQILVRIDDADLQAQLRGAKARVSAAQERLVRARQQLPILQAQLEQANLTTQQAKQKSQGRVTEAKNALAAARAELVEAQADLKLAQIEQQRSTDLYAQGVIAMQQRDRDDAKAETAAARVAAARQLVQSAQGRLTQAQATLRNTPIRAAAALQIQKQIAQAKTDVGVAQQEVRNAQAAQAEIQAKLNYLVVKSPMNGDVITRSVEPGEVLAAGTPLLTLLDLNSLYLRGFIPEGQIGQVKLGRPAQVYLDSFPNQPLEATVTRVDPKASFTPENIYFQKDRVTQVFGVELKLKNPQGLAKPGMPADGRILVSQKKPKPAAKSSSILGVFGL
- a CDS encoding ATP-binding cassette domain-containing protein — encoded protein: MTATALAFASQKHTHAPIISIRDLRHRYGKQIYEAVAGINLDIYPGEIFGLIGPDGAGKTTTFQILSGVMPQTSGIVEVLNSNPRNVRLKMGYLTQRFSLYEDMSIWENLRYAAGLGEVSEAAFKTRSEHCLQMLGLAQFKERLAGKLSGGMKQKLALCCAFIHQPQILLLDEPTTGVDPVSRREFWDILAELAVTEGMTTVVATPYLDEAERCSRIALMYEGKIQQCDTPAKVKASLGVQRLEVYLPVTQLDKAEEILKNNPDVQDLVEDVQRFGDRLDVLTDQPKESSNRIRRILEQQQIQLEKFATDIPTLENTFVARLRELKCENSATNYPRIYRPEQTSGTAIGAENLTKVFGNFHAVKSINLDIKYGEVFGLLGANGAGKTTTIKMLCGLLTASSGQVMLAGETGQLRSTKVRQKIGYMSQKFTLYDDLTIGQNLEFYCGVYGIPYRDRRAKKNWVLQMSGLVGQEDRLTGDLPGGWKQRVAFGAAVMHEPKVVFLDEPTSGVDPLARRQFWRWINEFAREGMAILVTTHYLEEAEQCHRLGFMVAGELVAQGTPRQVKEEQPGQLVEWECDLLQKASNLLKEKLERRRVSIFGSRLHTVLDEPLTQIPQVENWLKKAGIKVQSYREIEFSLEDVFINVVEQARQRGLDVPVD
- a CDS encoding 2Fe-2S iron-sulfur cluster-binding protein; the protein is MGTIKFVKENQEVVTAPGANLRLKALENHIDLYKLRGKLMNCGGLGQCGTCIVEIVEGMENLSHRTEVENYMLKKKPETYRLACQTLVNGSVGVKTKP